Proteins co-encoded in one Hemibagrus wyckioides isolate EC202008001 linkage group LG26, SWU_Hwy_1.0, whole genome shotgun sequence genomic window:
- the fastkd2 gene encoding FAST kinase domain-containing protein 2, mitochondrial — MNLFLLRSGEMFRSAAILGRFASLCPNRTVFQIHRSTNRCLLHCVWSRRTLQGSTFNIRSFCQQETRMLECNDQKQCLSLRVPDLTAPKSHVDPRTTFSQELKECRSPSDVLDLVDRCNVAHWCISNSLTRMWQTTKKMADEQRHWEVRLMTEHPTFEKLCHGARMNAPRMNSHNLSFTLLALVKLGVSQNSHVVQTILRVIQERLNEFDNEKALSILSACLAKMESSKNADALKQGLKFILEERIPGIQSVMLLHTTMRLFGKDTSPDIKQKLERKALSMVDQFSLMNVQYMMDTLASICLNSKPLLDICGKKIAENVHSISFTRLVTMLKSCSELRYRNVHLFTSISEYLAGTFPMWSNKQMLLLLLEFKRLRFRPVALMDAFAERVIQKPDSLTLRDLQGVLKSYSFLNHHLRENQQAFLESVTHVLQSYLPKMSNIDLLKAVSCLCVFGHFPQAALEKLLRNEVLDELLKEENPFYTRQERLLRTLDLCLRLDRHALPPSVSSIPKLRPSPPQSRPVNPALLSALRNLLGEDAVTDSVVVEGHYFIDCVATLPPKTEQDQTVRVALLCVSPTSFCFGTTHPIGAVALNVRHLKLLGYEPVLVPMQELVSQTPEERTDLLKKLVFPQQEQECLQDSVK; from the exons ATGAATTTGTTCCTACTGAGGTCAGGTGAGATGTTCAGGTCTGCTGCCATTTTGGGCAGATTTGCATCACTCTGCCCGAACAGGACTGTCTTCCAGATACACAGATCCACAAACCGGTGTTTATTGCACTGTGTCTGGTCCAGGAGAACATTACAAGGCTCTACATTTAACATCCGATCTTTCTGTCAACAAGAAACCCGTATGTTGGAGTGTAATGACCAGAAACAGTGCCTCAGCCTGCGAGTTCCTGACTTAACAGCCCCGAAAAGCCACGTGGATCCGAGAACAACTTTCAGCCAGGAGCTCAAAGAGTGCAGGTCGCCTTCAGACGTGTTGGATTTGGTGGATCGGTGCAATGTGGCGCACTGGTGCATCAGTAACAGCTTGACCCGGATGTGGCAAACTACCAAGAAGATGGCAGATGAGCAAAGGCACTGGGAGGTCCGGCTCATGACCGAGCATCCGACTTTTGAAAAGCTGTGCCACGGTGCCAGGATGAACGCGCCACGCATGAATAGCCACAACCTGTCGTTCACTCTGCTGGCTTTGGTCAAGCTCGGGGTCTCTCAGAACAGCCACGTGGTGCAGACTATACTCCGGGTCATCCag GAACGTCTGAACGAGTTTGATAACGAGAAGGCTCTCTCCATACTGTCCGCCTGCCTCGCCAAGATGGAAAGCAGTAAAAATGCAGACGCTCTTAAACAGGGATTGAA GTTTATCCTGGAGGAACGGATTCCTGGCATCCAGAGCGTGATGCTTCTACACACCACCATGCGCCTATTCGGAAAAGACACCTCACCAGACATAAAGCAGAAGCTGGAG AGGAAGGCGCTGTCTATGGTGGATCAGTTCTCTCTGATGAACGTGCAGTACATGATGGACACATTGGCCAGCATCTGCCTGAATTCCAAACCTCTGCTGGACATCTGTGGAAAGAAGATAGCTG AGAATGTGCACAGCATTTCCTTCACCAGGCTGGTAACGATGTTGAAGTCATGCAGTGAGCTCCGCTACAGGAACGTACATCTCTTTACGTCCATCTCCGAATACCTGGCCGGTACATTTCCCATGTGGAGCAACAAGCAG ATGCTGCTGTTACTGTTGGAGTTTAAGAGGCTTCGATTTCGTCCTGTCGCTCTGATGGATGCGTTTGCTGAAAGAGTTATCCAGAAACCGGACAGCCTCACGCTCCGGGACCTGCAGGGTGTTCTGAAGTCCTACTCCTTCCTCAACCACCATCTGAGGGAAAACCAGCAGGC atttctggagagcgTGACGCACGTCCTGCAGTCCTACCTGCCCAAGATGTCCAACATTGACCTTCTGAAAGCCGTCAGCTGCCTTTGCGTTTTCGGACACTTCCCTCAGGCTGCTCTGGAGAAGCTGCTCCGAAACGAGGTTCTGGATGAACTGCTAAAGGAAG AAAATCCATTTTACACGCGTCAGGAACGACTGCTGCGGACGTTGGACCTGTGTTTACGGCTGGACCGACACGCCCTCCCTCCTTCCGTCTCCTCCATCCCGAAGCTCCGCCCCTCGCCTCCTCAGAGTCGCCCCGTGAACCCCGCGCTGCTCAGCGCTCTGAGGAACCTGCTCGGGGAGGACGCGGTGACGGACTCGGTCGTTGTAGAAGGACACTACTTCATTG actgcGTGGCCACACTGCCTCCAAAAACAGAACAGGATCAAACTGTGAG AGTCGCGTTGCTGTGTGTCTCCCCGACCTCGTTCTGCTTCGGTACGACCCATCCTATCGGTGCCGTGGCGCTGAACGTCCGTCATCTCAAGCTCCTGGGTTATGAACCTGTCCTG GTTCCGATGCAGGAGCTCGTCTCTCAGACCCCTGAGGAGAGGACGgacctgctgaagaaattaGTTTTTCCCCAACAAGAACAAGAATGTCtccaggactctgtgaagtga
- the mdh1b gene encoding putative malate dehydrogenase 1B: MANFVLAGKADCPYYAKAELLADLLQSILPDFHIHKICMLPSAWESWLEDTCSSNGWNHESSPVVWRELTGRGGKGMLLGGFSDFLEYVQGYHGITSDMDTEQMLNVAAENLQATELRLQDEEQRRKLHRSFHIWISSALNPICYHLVPSLFTSGTFSTVPSISLHLLDIDATEDSLLALKMEVEDMALPQLHQVSVHSDLNQAFQSADLIVLLDDREPDEDPEQRLSRVVERFDRYGRLIEDNARKDLRVLVAGDVSINLKCGLLIENVPSVDPRRFVAMATQLEGEARTQLAMQLSVKSQDITDVIVWGNISGHFHIDLQRAKVYRYKGAIRGPEGFSQNVLEIVYNRKWLKNEFQSLVSSRRSAISLKTNRTAAISASRGIITALDAWINDYSSPQVFSLGVVSMGHFGIPAGLVFCVPVTFQKGEWSVCSDVIITEKLQRKLEAAVNEIKAEKTTAAGIRMKTSVA, translated from the exons ATGGCTAACTTTGTCCTAGCAG GAAAGGCAGATTGTCCTTATTATGCCAAGGCTGAGCTTCTAGCAGATTTGCTACAAAGCATCCTGCCTGATTTCCACATTCATAAAATCTGCATGCTGCCCAGTGCCTGGGAG AGCTGGCTTGAAGACACTTGCTCCTCCAACGGCTGGAATCACGAGAGCAGCCCAGTGGTGTGGAGGGAGCTGACCGGCCGGGGCGGAAAGGGCATGCTGCTCGGAGGGTTCAGTGATTTTCTCGAATATGTACAG gGATACCACGGTATCACGTCAGACATGGACACGGAGCAGATGCTGAACGTTGCAGCGGAGAATCTTCAGGCAACAGAGCTCCGCCTTCAGGATGAAGAGCAACGTCGCAAACTCCACCGATCTTTCCACATCTGGATCAGCAG TGCTCTAAACCCCATCTGCTACCACCTCGTCCCATCACTCTTCACATCCGGCACATTCTCCACTGTCCCCAGCATCAGCCTCCACCTTCTGGACATAGACGCCACCGAAGACTCTCTACTGGCTCTTAAAATGGAGGTGGAGGACATGGCTCTGCCGCAGCTCCACCAAGTCTCCGTCCACTCCGACCTGAATCAGGCGTTCCAGTCAGCGGATCTGATCGTTCTCCTGGACGACCGGGAGCCGGACGAGGACCCGGAGCAGCGACTGAGCCGAGTGGTGGAGCGATTCGATCGATACGGACGTCTGATCGAGGACAACGCGCGTAAGGATCTTCGAGTGCTGGTGGCAGGAGACGTCTCCATCAACCTGAAGTGTGGCCTCCTGATCGAGAACGTGCCCTCCGTGGACCCGCGCCGctttgttgccatggcaacgcAGCTGGAAGGAGAAGCGAGGACTCAGCTTGCCATGCAGCTGTCTGTGAAAAGCCAAG ATATCACTGACGTCATCGTTTGGGGAAACATCAGCGGTCATTTCCACATCGACCTACAGAGAGCGAAGGTGTACAGATATAAAGGTGCAATCCGGGGACCTGAAGGATTCTCTCAGAATGTCCTGGAGATAGTTTATAATAG AAAATGGCTGAAGAACGAGTTCCAGAGCTTGGTCAGCTCGCGTCGAAGTGCCATTTCTCTTAAAACTAACAGGACTGCAGCTATTTCAGCGTCCAGAGGAATCATTACAGCTCTGGATGCGTGGATCAACGATTATTCCTCTCCTCAGGTCTTCTCACTGGGTGTGGTCAGTATGG GGCACTTCGGTATTCCTGCCGGTCTGGTTTTTTGCGTTCCCGTGACCTTCCAGAAGGGCGAGTGGTCAGTGTGTTCAGACGTCATCATCACTGAAAAGCTGCAGAGGAAACTGGAGGCTGCGGTTAATGAGATTAAAGCG GAGAAAACCACTGCAGCTGGAATAAGGATGAAAACTTCTGTTGCCTGA